From Methylococcus capsulatus:
CAGCTCGGGGCGCTGCTGCGCCAGTGCGCGGAGCTTGTCTTCGGGGAAGGCATTGCGGCGTTTCCTGGCGCTGAGCGCCTTATCCGTCAGGCCAAGCAACTCGGCGACATCCTTATCGTCCGATGCTCCAAGCTGCTCTTTAAGTCTGAGCAATATTTTTTCGAAATCAGACATAAAAGCCTCTTGCAACTCTACAAAAGTAGATTTAATCTACACACCAACCAACGCGCTTTTAATTTCTCTAACGCGCGATGGTCATTAACGACTTCCACAGGAGCAAACCCATGGCCCTTTACACCCCCGAACAACTCCGCAAGGAGCTGGACTCCAAAGGCATGACGATCAGCGCCTACGCCAAAGCCAGATCCCTCGATCCCAAGCTGGTGCGCGACCTGCTCGTCGGCCGCATTCGCGGCACGCGAGGCAGAGCCCACGACCACGCCGTCATCATGGGACTGAAGGACGGCGAAGTTAGCCAGCCCGCCGCCTGAGCCACCCCTCAACCCTACCGGAGCGAACCATGAATTCCTTAACCCCCGTTTCCTTCTACGACGACACCCTGTTCCTGACCGACCACGATGGGCTGCCGTATACGCCGGTCAAGCCCATTACCGACGCGCTTGGGCTCGATTGGTCCGCCCAATTTCGCAAGCTCAATCGCAACTTTCAACGCTGGGGTATTGCCGTGATGGCAATACCTTCGCCCGGCGGCATCCAAGAAACCCTCTGCATGCCACTGCGTAAATTGCCTGCGCTGCTCTTCAGCTTCGAACCCTCCCGCGTCCGCCCCGATCTCCGCGACAAGCTGATCCGCTACCAGAACGAATGCGACGAAGTGCTGTGGCGGCACTGGAGCGGGCTCCACTCGGCCGAACCGGCTGCGGCCACGCCGGAACTGCTGGAAATGCTGCGCGCCATGCAGGCCCAGCTCGCCACGCTGGCCACCAGCACTCAGGCGTCCATGGCCGCCCTGGCGCAGGCCCTGGATGTGACCCAGCGCTACACCGCCCTGCTGGAAACCCATCAGAGGAGGCCGCGGCGCGCGATCCGGCCCGTTACGGCAGACGACGTCGACGCCATTGCCGAATTGACCGCGATGGGACTGCCCGGCGCCGATATCGCCCGCCAGCTCGGCGTCTCCACGGCAACGGTGTCGCTCATCAAGAACGGCAAGTTCAAATTCAGCAAGGCACTCAGGCTCGGTCTGAAGTCATCCGGCCAGCACGCCGCCTGATTTTCCAATTCACCGGAGCCCACCATGACCACCAATTTCTGGGGATTTGCCCCCGACGCCGCCGAGCCGATCAATGTCCGTCTGGCTCGGGCCCGGATTCATAGGGCATTGGATTCCCGGCTAGCCGAGCTACGCAGGCATGGATGTGAACGATTAGTTCGCGAAATGACACCTGCTCTGGAGAGCCTTTTTCCGCCGCGGCCGCCTGCTTGTCCAAATCAGCCAGCAGCCCTTCCAGCGGAAGCAATCCCGCCTGATTCAGGCGAGCAACGATCAGAGACAGTGTGATGGCCTGCGAGGCCCAAAGGTTAAGCATGTCATGTTGACCCTTGTAATAGGCCGCATCGATCAGATCGGCAATCGGCTTGACCGGAATATTTTTTGAATTCGGCTGCTGTTCACTCATTGCTATTCGCCCATTTTTGAAAATCGGAGCCCGTCATGACCCACCTGTCTCGTCTCGAAAAAGCCCGCGTGGCCATGGCCGAAAAGCGTGCGGCCGGCGAACTCGAACGTCTCAACCCCATCGAGAAGGCGCGCCGTAACCCGACCTCCCTGCGCCTGGCCATCAATGGCAAGTGCTGGGACTGCGTCGGCTGCGGCGCAGACCCCAACCCCCAAAGAGCCATCGGCCAATGCCGCATCCCGGCCTGCACGCTCTGGCCGGTACGGCCCTATCAACACATGGCCGAGCCGGACAACGATTCTGTGACCGAGGAAGGCGACGACGATGCGCCTGTAAATCCTGATAAACGCATTTACGCACAGACGGCTGAAACAAACAGTCAGGCGCCTAGCACTGATGGCACTCAAGCTGACTAAACGCTGATTTCCTTGCTTAACGACACTTGGAGCAATCATGACCATCAACCCCTGGGGTTTCATCCCTGACGCCGCAATTATCGGCCGCGAATACGACGCTCGCGCATCGCATCCAGCTCGGTCGCAAGTTCGCGCACCGTCCGTTTCGTCTCCTCCAGGTGGGGCTGCTCGAAACACAATTCCCCCGCGATCCGATGCAGGCCCGAAGTGAAGCGGGAACCGTCCATGACTCTGCGATTTTCCAGCTCCGCAACCAGGCAAAGGAAAGCAGCACCCAGTCCTTCAATACGGCCGGCCAGTTCTGTGAATTCGGCGGTGTTCATGATCGAGCCCCTGTCTGCGTTGAAGTGGCGGCAATTTTCAGCAGGCGCAACCGGTTTGCATAGTAGCAAACGGGTTTTTTGTTTGGAAACGGCGATCTGACGGACTGCCAATGCCGAAACGGAATTGGAAGCGCATCCAACCCACCGGGCTCAACCACGCCATGGAGCTGTGCTTGGAGTACGCCAGGGAACGCCACAACCGCTCGGTCGACCGGGTAGCCGAGGGGATGGGCATGGCGAACAAGTGGACGCTCTATAAATGGATGGAAAGCGGCAGCCTGCCGGCGCGGATGATCCGGCCGTTCGAAGACCAGTGCGGTATCGACTTCGTGTCGCGCTACCTGGCTACCAGCGCCGGCAAGCTGGTAATCGATGTGCCAACTGGCAAGAAGGCACGGGTCGGCGACATCGCTGAATTACAGGAACTGCTGAACGCCGCGACCGGGCAGCTCATCAAGTTCTGGCGCGGCAACGGCGATGCCGGCGAAACCTTGACGGCCATCCAGTCCGGCATGGAGGCCCTGGCCCTGCACCGGGGACAGGTCGAGAAATCCCAACAACCCGAATTCGATTTCGGAGGCGACGATGAGCACTAACGGCATGACGACATTGATGCGCCTGCAGGCGCGCAAGCGGGCCGCCGAGGATGAGATGTGCCTGGCGCGGCAGAAGCTGAGCGAGGCTCAGCGGGAGTTCGCACGCAAGCACAGGGCGCATCAGAAGGCGGTCATGGAATACCTCGACTACGCGGAGCGGCGGGTATGAACGACAACAACATCAAGTCGGTGGAAAAGGCACTCGATGTGCTCAATGTGCTGATGCGCAATTTCGCGCACGGCTACACCAACAAGGAGCTGTCAGATCTCTGCGGATTAAGCGCAACCACCATCTGCCGCTACCTGCAGACCCTGGAAGCCAAGGGCTTTGCCGAGCGAATCCCGGAAACCGGACGAATACGAGCCAGCCATCGTCATGCGCAGTTCGCCGTGCAAATTCAATTGAGCCTCGATGAGGCCATTAGAAAACTGGAGGAATCCAAGATGCGGATATTGAGGGGAGCGCAATGAGACGGCCAACCAAATTAACCATCGATCCGCAACGGATCACGTCGCCGGAGCATGCGGAGATTGCTCAACAGGTCGGAGAAATCCGGATGCACGCCACCAACCAGATCCTCTCTTATGTCGTGCGCGGCGATGTCGTTCGTACGTTCCGCATGACCGGGCATGCGGCAGACGCCATCCGCGCCATTGGCGGCAACGAACTCAAGGCGCGGGTGTTGGTGCAACTGATTGACCGGTTCGAGTACCTGATCTGCCAGGGATTCGGCCTGACCGCAGCGCTCTACGAGCTGCTTGACGAAGGCTGGCTGATCAAGATCGAAAACTTTGAAACGGTGGAATGAGATGTCTAGAAAACCACAAGAAACTGCGATTCCGGATCACTCCGTAGAAATTCCCAACCTTCCCGAGCTGGTACGCCAAGCCAACGAACAGCATTCAAGCCAGTTGGCCGTGCTGGAGAGGTACGGGGACGGGCAACCCTATGACCGGGCGCGCTATATCGGCAAGTGCCGATATCACATGCAGCGCAGCGCCGAAGAAGCGCTGGAAAGCGGTCGGGCACTCTTAGTAATGAAAGCCCATGAGTTACACGGAGACTTCCTGTCCTGCCTTGAAAATATTGGCCTGGAGGCGCGACTTGCACAACGCATGATGCAAGCCGCCGTCAAGTTGGGAAATGCGGCGACGTCACCGCATTTGGTAGCGGCAGCAGGAAACAAGTCAAAGATTCTCGAACTACTCGTACTGGATGACGAGGAGATCGCCGAACTCGAGGCGGGCGGGTTCGCCAGAAATCTCAATCTCGACGAAATTTCCCGCATGAGCACGCGGGAGCTTCGGGAGGCTCTCAGAAAGAGAGACGCGGCGATCGCCGATCTCAAAGAAGATATGAAGGCCCAAGGACGCTTCCTTGCTGACAAGGACAGCAAGATCAACGAGCTGGCACTGAAGCTGAGCAAGAGGCAAGAATCTCCGCCCGAATCTGACGAACCGAGACCTGAACTCGCCGGGGAGGCCTTGCTAGAGGCGTTGCGGGATGAAGCAGGGGACGTGGTATCGATGGTCGCCGCATCCCTGCGCAGCCGGGTGGTGCAACTGTTCAATCACTACGGCGACGGCCCGGTACCTGATTTGGCGCGCGTCGCCGCCGCTCAGGCGTTCGGCCTGGTCATCGTCGCGGCCCGCACGGCATGCGATGAGTTGGGGCTGACTCCCGCTGAAACGGTGCATCAGTCGATAGACGATCCGGAGAAGGCAATCTGGGACGTGATCAACGCCCAGGACGAAGCGGTGAACGGCACCGAGATCGAGGCCTGATCCATGTCAGCCCAGCGCCTGATCGCCGTTTCCCAGTTTGCCGAGCAGCTCGCCGCCGCGCGCAAGGGCGAGAAGGGGCGCATCGTGGAGACGGCCTGCGCCACCCTCGGCATGCACCGGGCCACGTTCTACCGTGCGCTCGAGGAGGTGACCGTGAGCAATCGCAAACGGCGCGCCGACGCCGGAGAGGTCGAGCTGCCGCGTGCCGAAGCTGCCGCGATTTCAGCCTACATCATGGAGGGGTACCGGAAGAACGCCAAGAAGACCGTGACCATTGCCCAGGCGGTCGATGTGCTACGTGCGAACGGCAAGATCGTCGCCGGGCGCGGCGACGAGACCACGGGAGAAATCATCCCCCTCTCGATATCGGCCATCTCCCGCGCACTCCGGGCCTATACCCTGCACCCGGAACAGCTCAAGCAGCCGTCACCGCACGTCAAGCTCAAGTCGGCACATCCCAACCATGTATGGCAAGTCGACGGCTCGGTGTGCGTGCTGTTCTATCTGCCGGGCGGTGGGGCGGAACTGGTCGAGACGGACCAGGCGGCCCACTACAAGAACAAGCCGGAAAACCTGAAGGCCATCGAGCGGTTCCGGGTGATCCGCTATGTGCTCACCGACCATTGCACTGGGCTCACCCGGTTCCGCTACTACCCGCATGCGGAAACCGGCGAACACACGGTGCGATTTCTGGCCTGGGCCATGGCCGGCAAGCCGGACCCGCGCAAAGACCCGTTCGAAGGCCGGCCGCGCATCCTCATGGTCGATCCCGGCGCCACCTCCGGCGGCTTGGTTAAGCGGTTTTGCCGGCGGATGGGGATCGAGTTGATCGTCAACGAGCGCCGCCGCCCGCGAGCCAAGGGCAGCGTCGAAAAAGGCAATGACATCGTCGAGTTGGCATTCGAGAGCGGGCTCCGGTTTGCCCGAAGACAGGTCGCCGATTTCGCCGACCTGAACACCCTGGCCGAGATGTATCAGATCCACTGGAACAATCATGCCGTTCTCGGCCGCCACGGCATGACGCGCATGGCCGCCTGGATGCACATCCGGGCCGAACACCTGGTCAGGGTCGGTGCCGAAAGTACCCTGCTGGCCCTGGCCACGGACGAACCGCTGGCACGCAAAGTCACTGGCAACCTCACGGTGAGTTTCCAACGGCGCACCTGGTACGTGGGCGACGTGCCTGGTGTACTGGTCGGCGGCACGGTGCATGTGCATTGGCATCCGTTCGTCGCCAACACCGCGATGGCGGTGGTCGAGGATGAACAGGGCCGGGAGGTGCATTACCAGTTGCCGGACGTGACCGGCAACGTCGATCCCTACAACAACGAATGGGGGTTCCAGGCCGATGCGGCCCTGATCGGCGAGGAGCGCAAGAGCCGCCCCGACACGCTGGCGGATACCCATCGCAAGGAGATTGCCCGGATCGCC
This genomic window contains:
- a CDS encoding phage antirepressor N-terminal domain-containing protein; its protein translation is MNSLTPVSFYDDTLFLTDHDGLPYTPVKPITDALGLDWSAQFRKLNRNFQRWGIAVMAIPSPGGIQETLCMPLRKLPALLFSFEPSRVRPDLRDKLIRYQNECDEVLWRHWSGLHSAEPAAATPELLEMLRAMQAQLATLATSTQASMAALAQALDVTQRYTALLETHQRRPRRAIRPVTADDVDAIAELTAMGLPGADIARQLGVSTATVSLIKNGKFKFSKALRLGLKSSGQHAA
- a CDS encoding helix-turn-helix domain-containing protein; amino-acid sequence: MNDNNIKSVEKALDVLNVLMRNFAHGYTNKELSDLCGLSATTICRYLQTLEAKGFAERIPETGRIRASHRHAQFAVQIQLSLDEAIRKLEESKMRILRGAQ
- a CDS encoding integrase, with translation MSAQRLIAVSQFAEQLAAARKGEKGRIVETACATLGMHRATFYRALEEVTVSNRKRRADAGEVELPRAEAAAISAYIMEGYRKNAKKTVTIAQAVDVLRANGKIVAGRGDETTGEIIPLSISAISRALRAYTLHPEQLKQPSPHVKLKSAHPNHVWQVDGSVCVLFYLPGGGAELVETDQAAHYKNKPENLKAIERFRVIRYVLTDHCTGLTRFRYYPHAETGEHTVRFLAWAMAGKPDPRKDPFEGRPRILMVDPGATSGGLVKRFCRRMGIELIVNERRRPRAKGSVEKGNDIVELAFESGLRFARRQVADFADLNTLAEMYQIHWNNHAVLGRHGMTRMAAWMHIRAEHLVRVGAESTLLALATDEPLARKVTGNLTVSFQRRTWYVGDVPGVLVGGTVHVHWHPFVANTAMAVVEDEQGREVHYQLPDVTGNVDPYNNEWGFQADAALIGEERKSRPDTLADTHRKEIARIASGRDHQADADKARERRDYVPFGNEVDPYLRAKTEPTPDYLPKRGTEHETAVPKFEFTPLSIPQLVKRLKPELEARGIAWTSQSYAWLERRFPDGAQEDAIEGILAQLTAAAESVKPGLRAV